One Chitinophagaceae bacterium C216 genomic window carries:
- the atsA_1 gene encoding Arylsulfatase — MDINLTSKHVYGRLLLIASILLLTIVSRAQSPNAPNIIVFIVDDMGWLDTSVPFAGSVTANNKKYHTPNMERLAKEGMIFTDAYAAPVCTPSRVSLMTGMNVAHHHVTNWTHPLKNTVADAKNPPYDYADWNINGFSPIAGIEKTVHATALPQLLKAAGYFTIHVGKAHWGAQGTPGANPYNLGFIVNVAGHAAGHPQSYLSEDNYGNIPGSKVAAQAVPDLEEYYQTGTFLTEALTREALKSLEYPVAKKQPFFLHFAHYAVHTPLMADVRYFQKYLDRGLDSAEAKYASLIEGMDKSLGDVIDFIEQKGIKNNTVIFFLSDNGGLSLPPRGDKPLTHNAPLKAGKGSVYEGGIRIPFIVSYPKLVKKGQVSHTPIIIEDLFPTLLDITGMKNYKTIQKIDGRSLVPQLKEPSLADTSRILLWHYPNYWRPSNFPGTNYHSALRQHNWKLVYNQQTRNAELYDLSTDIGEQKDLSTIYPHKTKELVALLGKLLKAYNAPMPKDKVSGKPLPYPADAE; from the coding sequence ATGGATATTAACTTAACATCGAAACACGTGTATGGCAGACTATTATTGATTGCCTCAATACTTCTATTGACAATCGTGTCGCGTGCGCAATCTCCTAATGCACCCAATATTATTGTTTTTATTGTGGACGATATGGGGTGGCTCGACACTTCGGTTCCTTTTGCGGGAAGTGTTACAGCTAATAACAAGAAGTATCATACTCCCAATATGGAACGACTGGCTAAAGAGGGGATGATCTTTACCGACGCCTATGCAGCACCGGTTTGTACCCCCTCGCGTGTAAGCTTGATGACAGGCATGAATGTTGCCCACCATCATGTAACCAACTGGACACATCCTCTTAAGAACACTGTCGCCGATGCCAAAAATCCTCCCTACGATTATGCCGACTGGAACATTAATGGCTTTAGTCCCATAGCTGGCATAGAAAAAACAGTTCATGCTACGGCATTACCTCAGTTATTAAAAGCCGCCGGATACTTTACGATTCACGTAGGAAAAGCTCACTGGGGTGCACAAGGTACTCCCGGAGCGAATCCATATAATCTTGGATTTATTGTAAATGTAGCAGGACATGCGGCAGGTCATCCGCAGAGCTATCTTTCCGAAGACAACTATGGAAATATACCTGGCTCAAAAGTAGCTGCACAAGCAGTTCCGGACTTAGAAGAATATTATCAAACCGGTACATTCCTTACAGAAGCACTTACACGAGAAGCTTTAAAAAGTCTGGAGTACCCCGTTGCCAAAAAACAACCGTTCTTTCTTCATTTCGCTCATTATGCAGTACACACACCACTTATGGCAGACGTTCGGTACTTTCAAAAGTATTTAGACCGTGGATTAGACTCCGCCGAGGCAAAATACGCATCGCTTATCGAAGGAATGGATAAAAGTCTGGGCGATGTTATAGATTTTATCGAGCAAAAAGGAATTAAGAACAATACCGTAATCTTTTTCCTATCCGATAACGGTGGTCTGTCTTTACCTCCAAGAGGCGATAAACCTTTAACGCACAACGCCCCTTTAAAAGCAGGAAAAGGATCAGTGTATGAAGGAGGTATTAGAATCCCGTTTATTGTAAGCTATCCGAAGCTTGTCAAAAAAGGTCAGGTATCCCATACCCCCATAATCATAGAAGATCTTTTCCCTACATTGCTTGATATTACAGGCATGAAAAATTACAAGACTATTCAAAAAATCGACGGCAGATCTTTAGTTCCACAATTGAAAGAACCCTCTCTTGCGGATACGTCTAGAATTCTATTATGGCATTATCCCAATTATTGGAGACCGAGCAATTTTCCAGGCACCAATTATCACAGTGCCCTACGCCAGCATAATTGGAAATTAGTTTATAACCAACAGACTAGAAATGCAGAATTATATGACCTTTCGACGGATATTGGCGAGCAGAAAGACCTCTCGACCATTTATCCTCATAAAACAAAAGAACTGGTAGCTCTATTGGGCAAATTGTTGAAAGCTTATAATGCACCAATGCCTAAAGATAAAGTTTCGGGTAAACCCCTTCCTTATCCGGCAGATGCTGAATAA
- a CDS encoding N-acetylglucosamine-6-O-sulfatase: MKKIKLLLLGLFIGTAIINAQHQQHPNIILIFSDDHAYQAISAYGNNLVQTPHIDRIAKEGALLENNFVTNSICGPSRATLLTGKYSHKNGYYDNGGTPINTAQLVFPQLLQQNGYQTAWIGKMHLNALPKGFNYLNVLASAGGQGHYFNPTFVNINNDTSAYKGYVTNLITDFFFEWMEQRDPNKPFFAVIGEKATHRSWLPDLPDLGAYDAIDFPLPDDFFDNYESRPAAQQQDMTIDKTMRLKEDLKIGQIFGINRNTDLNEIRKRLKEYYPNKKFTDKELRNFARNSDYSSLDAEQAAAYQKYYGEITKKFEAQKLNGKDLAKWKFQRYLKDYYATARSMDRNIGRILSYLDSTGLSKNTVVIYASDQGFYLGEHGWFDKRFIYDQSLKTAFVIRYPGVIKPGTRIKEFVSNVDWAPTLLDIAGIKTPSEMQGASFLPILKQQTPHNWKKDIYYHYYEYPQPHHVSPHLGIRTKDYLLIRFYKGVEGWEFFDLKKDPKQLHNVYNQKEYAPIIAQLKSRLKELIIHYDDKEALDIFNTPI; encoded by the coding sequence ATGAAAAAAATAAAATTACTTTTACTTGGCTTGTTCATAGGTACAGCCATTATCAATGCACAACATCAACAACATCCCAATATTATTCTCATCTTTTCTGATGATCATGCGTATCAAGCTATAAGCGCATACGGCAACAACCTGGTACAAACACCTCATATCGATCGCATCGCAAAAGAAGGAGCACTACTGGAAAACAATTTTGTAACTAACTCTATTTGTGGCCCCAGCCGTGCTACATTGCTTACAGGAAAATATAGTCATAAAAATGGTTATTACGATAATGGCGGGACGCCAATCAATACTGCACAGCTCGTATTTCCTCAACTGTTGCAACAAAACGGATATCAAACTGCATGGATTGGCAAAATGCATTTGAACGCGTTACCTAAAGGCTTCAACTATCTGAACGTATTAGCCAGTGCGGGAGGACAAGGACATTATTTTAATCCAACATTTGTAAACATCAATAATGATACTTCGGCATACAAAGGCTATGTTACCAACCTCATCACCGATTTCTTCTTTGAATGGATGGAGCAGCGCGATCCCAACAAACCTTTTTTTGCTGTAATTGGGGAAAAAGCTACGCATAGGTCATGGCTGCCAGACTTACCCGACTTAGGAGCATATGACGCTATTGATTTTCCGCTTCCCGACGACTTTTTTGACAATTATGAAAGTAGACCTGCGGCCCAACAACAAGACATGACTATTGATAAAACAATGCGACTTAAAGAAGATCTGAAAATCGGTCAGATCTTCGGCATTAACCGAAATACAGACTTAAATGAAATTCGTAAACGCTTAAAAGAATATTATCCCAACAAAAAATTTACCGATAAAGAGTTGCGAAACTTTGCCCGCAATAGCGACTACAGCTCACTAGATGCAGAGCAAGCAGCAGCTTACCAAAAGTATTACGGAGAGATCACCAAAAAATTCGAGGCTCAAAAATTAAATGGTAAAGATCTTGCTAAATGGAAGTTTCAACGTTATCTCAAAGACTATTATGCAACAGCTCGCTCCATGGATCGGAATATCGGAAGAATTTTGAGCTATCTGGACAGCACCGGTCTTAGCAAAAACACAGTAGTTATCTACGCATCCGACCAGGGTTTTTATTTGGGTGAACATGGTTGGTTCGATAAAAGATTTATTTATGATCAGTCTTTAAAAACTGCTTTTGTAATCCGTTATCCCGGTGTTATTAAACCCGGCACACGCATTAAAGAATTTGTTTCCAATGTAGACTGGGCTCCTACTCTTCTCGATATCGCAGGAATTAAAACCCCTTCCGAAATGCAGGGAGCCTCCTTTCTTCCTATACTAAAACAACAAACACCTCACAACTGGAAGAAAGACATTTATTACCACTATTACGAATATCCACAGCCGCATCACGTATCACCTCATCTTGGCATAAGAACGAAGGATTATCTGTTAATACGATTCTATAAAGGAGTAGAAGGATGGGAGTTTTTTGATCTGAAGAAAGATCCAAAGCAACTGCACAATGTTTATAACCAGAAAGAATACGCACCCATTATCGCTCAGTTAAAATCCAGACTAAAAGAGCTCATCATACATTATGACGATAAAGAGGCTCTAGACATTTTCAACACACCCATCTAA
- the sufE_1 gene encoding Cysteine desulfuration protein SufE encodes MHLNKAQDIIIEEFEALFDNLKNKRQYFRYLADLGAQLPTDTSIRTDEKLIHLSKSRIWLDAECRDGKVYYSGDSDNSIMRGILFLFLKVFSGRTPQEIIDSDIYFTNEIELFENLSPERRKEVSSILVRIRSLAAGLQAHMLKSA; translated from the coding sequence ATGCATTTGAATAAAGCTCAGGACATTATCATTGAGGAGTTTGAAGCCCTCTTTGACAATTTGAAGAACAAGCGGCAATATTTCCGCTATCTGGCTGATTTAGGTGCACAGCTGCCTACGGATACGTCCATTCGCACAGATGAAAAACTTATTCATCTGTCCAAGTCCAGGATATGGCTGGATGCAGAATGTCGCGACGGAAAAGTATATTACAGCGGCGATAGTGACAACAGCATCATGAGGGGAATTTTATTCTTATTCCTGAAAGTTTTTTCAGGAAGAACACCTCAAGAAATCATTGATTCTGATATTTATTTTACTAATGAAATTGAGCTGTTTGAAAATCTTTCGCCTGAAAGACGTAAAGAAGTTTCGTCTATACTGGTACGTATACGGTCGTTGGCAGCGGGGCTCCAGGCCCATATGTTGAAGAGCGCCTGA
- the rcsC_2 gene encoding Sensor histidine kinase RcsC: protein MASVEHTQDESQWFKAMFDYATIGIIVTNEKGEITNFNRQAEKYFGYSKEEIIHQPIEILLPPGAREKHISYRQEFYHKPSPRNMGHGRDLYGQRKDGSVFPVEVSLSHYYIENKIYVIAFVIDITVRKKQEITLVQQKEELERVTEEIKTLNATLEKKIDDRTRMLRETLSALEQSKAELSEALKAEKDLGELKSKFVSMASHEFKTPLSTILSSAYLLEQYNESNEPAKRIKHINRIKNAANDMKMILDDFLSLDKLDEGVVQCYPIHLTAKKCIEEIADIIQDMQINCKPGQIIEFTHEGNNDIYVDDRLLKNICINLISNAIKFSQENGIIKVHCRIQPHELSVSVEDNGIGISEEDQQHLFERFFRARNAVNIQGTGLGLHIIVKYLELMNGRITFSSKLDEGSTFTVFIPQLPSS, encoded by the coding sequence ATGGCTTCAGTGGAACATACTCAGGATGAATCTCAATGGTTTAAGGCAATGTTTGATTATGCCACTATTGGAATAATCGTTACTAATGAAAAAGGGGAAATCACCAATTTCAATCGACAGGCGGAAAAATATTTTGGTTATAGCAAGGAAGAAATTATCCATCAACCTATTGAAATTCTACTTCCTCCGGGAGCTCGAGAAAAACATATTTCCTACCGACAAGAATTCTATCATAAACCTTCCCCTCGTAATATGGGGCACGGACGGGATTTGTACGGACAGCGAAAAGATGGTAGCGTTTTCCCTGTGGAAGTAAGCCTCAGCCATTATTATATCGAAAACAAAATTTATGTTATTGCTTTTGTAATAGACATTACGGTACGTAAAAAGCAGGAAATAACTTTAGTGCAGCAGAAGGAAGAATTGGAACGTGTTACTGAAGAAATCAAAACACTTAATGCCACACTCGAAAAAAAGATTGACGACCGTACGCGTATGCTGCGCGAAACCCTGTCTGCTCTGGAGCAGTCTAAAGCCGAATTAAGCGAAGCTCTTAAAGCTGAAAAAGATTTAGGCGAGTTAAAGTCCAAATTTGTATCGATGGCTTCGCACGAATTTAAAACACCCCTCAGCACCATTTTATCTTCTGCCTATTTATTAGAACAATACAACGAATCAAACGAGCCTGCGAAGCGTATCAAGCATATCAATCGCATTAAAAACGCTGCGAATGACATGAAAATGATTTTGGATGATTTTCTTTCGCTTGATAAACTGGATGAAGGGGTGGTACAATGTTATCCCATACATCTCACGGCAAAAAAATGCATTGAAGAAATTGCCGACATCATTCAGGATATGCAAATCAATTGTAAACCCGGTCAGATCATCGAGTTTACGCACGAAGGCAATAATGATATCTATGTTGATGATCGTCTTTTAAAAAATATCTGCATCAACCTGATTTCTAACGCTATCAAATTTTCCCAAGAAAATGGGATTATAAAAGTGCATTGTCGCATTCAGCCGCACGAGCTTTCTGTGTCGGTAGAAGATAACGGCATCGGCATTTCTGAAGAGGATCAGCAGCATTTATTTGAAAGATTTTTCCGTGCCAGAAATGCCGTCAATATTCAAGGTACAGGCTTGGGATTACATATCATCGTCAAGTATTTGGAACTGATGAACGGGCGCATCACCTTTAGTAGTAAATTAGATGAGGGCTCTACATTCACGGTCTTTATTCCGCAACTACCATCATCTTAA
- the rssB gene encoding Regulator of RpoS → MKKILVIEDNEEVRENIAEILELSNYEVVTAANGKMGAEMAIKEKPDLIICDVMMPVLDGYGVVYLLHQQPETRHIPFIFLTAKSEKSDFRKGMELGADDYITKPFEGIELLKAVETRLQKAELTKQHFSAGNTNNVPFNKTTASPNENPLISGNREAYDYRKKQILYNEGQRPKAVYYIKSGKVKIYKTNEDGKEFITNILGAGDFLGYTYILENLPYKETAETLEDAEIMIIPKEEFLSLISSNIQVAQQFIHLMSSNVLEKEEALLNLAYNTLRKKVAYQLTVMLDKFKSETPGTNEIRLSRDTLAQVTGIATESLIRTLSDFKSEKLIDIKGTTIIILNEEKLRQLPY, encoded by the coding sequence ATGAAAAAAATTCTTGTCATTGAAGATAACGAAGAGGTAAGAGAAAATATTGCCGAAATACTGGAGCTTTCCAACTATGAGGTAGTTACTGCTGCCAATGGGAAGATGGGAGCCGAAATGGCTATAAAAGAAAAACCAGACCTTATCATTTGCGATGTGATGATGCCCGTGCTGGATGGTTACGGCGTCGTGTACTTGTTGCATCAGCAGCCCGAAACCCGTCATATCCCCTTTATATTCCTTACAGCTAAATCTGAAAAATCTGATTTCAGAAAAGGCATGGAACTTGGTGCGGACGATTATATTACCAAACCTTTTGAGGGCATAGAATTACTAAAAGCCGTAGAAACCCGCCTTCAAAAAGCAGAGCTGACTAAACAACACTTTTCAGCAGGGAATACGAACAATGTACCGTTTAATAAAACTACAGCGAGCCCCAATGAAAACCCGCTTATCTCCGGCAACAGGGAAGCTTACGATTATCGGAAGAAACAAATCCTGTATAACGAAGGGCAGCGTCCAAAAGCCGTGTATTATATCAAATCTGGGAAAGTGAAGATTTATAAAACCAATGAGGACGGAAAGGAATTTATCACCAACATATTAGGCGCCGGCGATTTTCTGGGTTATACCTATATCCTCGAAAATTTGCCCTACAAAGAAACCGCCGAAACATTAGAAGATGCGGAGATTATGATTATTCCTAAAGAAGAGTTCTTATCGCTTATTTCTTCTAATATCCAGGTAGCCCAGCAGTTTATACATTTGATGAGTAGCAATGTACTGGAAAAGGAAGAAGCACTGCTCAACTTAGCTTACAATACACTTCGAAAAAAAGTCGCCTACCAGCTCACTGTAATGCTGGATAAATTCAAAAGTGAAACACCCGGTACTAATGAAATTAGATTATCGAGAGATACATTGGCTCAGGTTACCGGCATTGCTACCGAATCATTGATTCGCACGTTATCAGATTTCAAATCGGAAAAACTCATCGATATAAAAGGAACGACTATTATAATTTTGAATGAAGAAAAACTGCGGCAACTCCCGTATTAA
- the nagA_1 gene encoding N-acetylglucosamine-6-phosphate deacetylase: protein MHKVNIMLHAIVNGVIYNGEQVIHDRIIVVENGMIGESTDRVPIGATVMDVEGKNIAPAFIDIQPNGGYDLYFSKEVSEAALDDMYQACIDHATGFLLPTLISSEFETILKAIEVVKQYRQKQPGVLGMHLEGPFLNVERRGAHPAHIIRKPTNEELQAILNAGADVIKMITIAPECFTEAQLQMLLDSNINISIGHTTVNYDQAQYYFSKGISLVTHLYNAMNQMGHRECGLVGAVFDNDTVYAPLILDGGHCHYAAARIAYKQKGDKLILLSDASFLGRKKQRFDWEHLSITIIDGFYRDAYGNLGGAAISMVDAVRNAVTHLHVSIQEAVEMSSSRVAKAIRMNDKLGYIKPGYPARLVCFDNHLQNFKTIIL from the coding sequence ATGCACAAGGTAAATATTATGTTACATGCAATCGTAAATGGCGTTATTTATAACGGTGAGCAGGTTATACACGACAGGATCATTGTTGTTGAAAATGGTATGATCGGGGAAAGCACTGACCGTGTGCCTATCGGAGCCACCGTTATGGATGTGGAGGGGAAAAATATTGCACCCGCTTTTATTGATATTCAGCCCAATGGGGGTTATGATCTATATTTCTCAAAAGAGGTTTCGGAAGCTGCTTTGGACGACATGTATCAAGCTTGTATTGATCATGCCACAGGTTTTTTGTTGCCTACATTGATTTCTTCCGAATTTGAAACCATTCTTAAAGCTATTGAGGTTGTTAAGCAGTATCGCCAGAAACAGCCTGGCGTATTAGGAATGCATTTGGAAGGTCCATTCCTTAATGTAGAAAGACGAGGTGCCCATCCGGCACATATTATTCGTAAGCCTACAAATGAAGAGTTGCAGGCAATCTTAAACGCAGGAGCCGATGTAATAAAAATGATTACGATTGCTCCGGAATGTTTTACAGAAGCGCAGTTGCAAATGCTGCTCGATAGTAACATTAATATTTCTATTGGGCATACTACAGTGAATTATGATCAAGCGCAGTATTATTTTTCAAAAGGTATTAGCTTGGTTACTCACTTGTATAATGCAATGAATCAAATGGGGCATAGAGAGTGTGGCCTGGTAGGAGCGGTGTTTGACAATGACACAGTGTATGCGCCACTGATATTGGATGGAGGACATTGTCATTATGCAGCAGCTAGAATAGCATACAAACAAAAAGGCGACAAACTTATTTTGCTTTCTGATGCTTCTTTTCTGGGCAGAAAAAAACAACGCTTCGACTGGGAACATCTTAGTATCACCATAATTGATGGCTTTTATAGAGATGCCTATGGCAATCTGGGTGGCGCAGCAATATCCATGGTTGATGCTGTACGAAATGCCGTAACGCATTTGCATGTTTCCATTCAAGAAGCTGTGGAAATGTCCAGTAGTCGCGTAGCTAAGGCTATACGCATGAATGATAAGCTGGGGTATATCAAACCCGGTTATCCGGCTAGGCTTGTGTGCTTTGACAACCATTTACAAAACTTTAAGACTATCATTTTATAG